In Flavivirga abyssicola, the following are encoded in one genomic region:
- a CDS encoding low molecular weight protein-tyrosine-phosphatase, protein MTKILMVCLGNICRSPLAEGILKSKLSNDLFQVDSAGTANYHTGSSPDKRSIAVARKYGLDISHLRGRQFKTSDFDSFDLIYVMDESNYRNVIALARNDEDKTKVKFILNEVYPNQNYDVPDPYYGGDDGFENVYKMLDEACEVIAKNLT, encoded by the coding sequence ATGACTAAAATTCTGATGGTATGTCTGGGAAACATTTGTCGTTCTCCCCTAGCCGAAGGTATTTTAAAATCTAAACTTTCAAACGATTTATTCCAAGTAGACTCTGCAGGCACCGCTAATTATCATACTGGAAGCTCTCCAGATAAACGTTCTATTGCTGTGGCTAGAAAATACGGATTGGATATTTCTCATTTAAGAGGCCGGCAATTTAAAACTTCAGATTTTGATTCGTTCGATTTAATTTATGTAATGGATGAATCTAATTATAGAAATGTTATTGCTCTAGCTAGAAATGATGAAGACAAAACTAAAGTAAAATTTATCTTAAACGAAGTGTATCCAAATCAAAACTATGATGTCCCCGATCCTTACTATGGAGGTGATGATGGTTTTGAAAATGTTTACAAAATGTTAGATGAAGCTTGTGAAGTGATAGCAAAAAATCTAACTTAA
- a CDS encoding SAM-dependent methyltransferase: protein MNAVKGKLYLIPTTLGDNDPLEVLPASVKQIIEQTDTYIVENEKTARRFIKKITPDKSQPSLNIFHLNKFTDPSELPSFLSPCLNGINVGLLSEAGCPGVADPGADIVKLAHQKNIKVVPLVGPSSILMAIMSSGMNGQSFAFNGYLPIDKGERKSEIKRLERLSFDHNQSQLFIETPYRNNKMLEDLCHTLEKNTDICVACDITLNTEFIKTQTANEWKKNIVDLHKRPTIFIIHKS, encoded by the coding sequence ATGAATGCAGTAAAAGGCAAACTATATTTAATCCCAACAACTTTAGGAGATAATGATCCTTTAGAAGTTTTGCCTGCATCAGTAAAACAAATAATAGAACAAACTGACACTTACATAGTCGAGAATGAAAAAACAGCCAGGCGTTTTATTAAAAAAATAACGCCCGATAAATCACAACCTTCATTAAATATATTTCATTTAAACAAATTTACTGATCCAAGCGAACTACCCAGTTTTTTATCTCCTTGTTTAAACGGCATTAATGTTGGACTTTTATCTGAAGCTGGGTGCCCAGGTGTTGCAGACCCTGGTGCTGATATCGTAAAATTAGCACATCAAAAAAACATCAAAGTAGTCCCTTTGGTTGGTCCATCATCTATTTTAATGGCTATAATGAGTTCTGGCATGAACGGACAAAGCTTTGCTTTTAATGGCTATTTACCAATTGATAAAGGGGAACGAAAAAGTGAAATTAAACGATTAGAACGGTTATCTTTTGACCACAATCAATCACAACTATTCATAGAGACGCCATACAGGAACAATAAAATGCTAGAGGACCTGTGCCATACGTTAGAAAAAAACACAGACATATGTGTTGCATGCGATATCACTTTAAACACAGAGTTTATAAAAACACAAACAGCAAATGAATGGAAAAAAAATATTGTAGACCTACATAAGAGGCCTACAATATTTATTATTCATAAAAGCTAG
- a CDS encoding peptidoglycan-binding protein LysM, protein MVKNIASFITLTLTICFILSVSFSSDEAVDLSKYSTKGLDLNYTVRDNTNEDFSLLASNESFSPYLGKSFVGFKEALAFKESGGDYFSVNTFGYLGKYQFGKETLRMIGIKNSAKFLKNPKLQERAFIANAERNKWILRRDIKNFVGKRINGTIVTESGILAAAHLAGPGNVKKYLRSYGLDNFADGYGTTVHEYMKRFSGYDTSFVKPNKKAKAI, encoded by the coding sequence ATGGTAAAGAATATTGCAAGTTTTATTACCCTCACGCTTACAATATGTTTTATATTAAGTGTGTCGTTTTCATCTGATGAAGCGGTTGATTTAAGTAAGTATTCTACAAAAGGATTAGACTTAAATTATACAGTGCGTGATAATACAAATGAAGATTTTAGTTTGTTAGCATCTAATGAATCGTTCTCTCCTTACTTAGGTAAGTCGTTTGTTGGATTTAAAGAAGCATTAGCTTTTAAAGAATCGGGAGGTGACTACTTTTCTGTGAATACATTTGGTTATTTAGGAAAGTATCAATTCGGAAAGGAAACATTAAGAATGATCGGAATTAAGAATTCTGCTAAATTTTTAAAGAATCCTAAGCTTCAGGAGCGTGCTTTTATTGCAAATGCAGAGCGTAACAAATGGATTTTGAGACGTGACATTAAGAATTTTGTTGGAAAACGAATTAATGGTACTATAGTAACGGAGTCAGGTATTTTAGCTGCGGCACATTTAGCAGGGCCTGGAAACGTGAAAAAATACTTAAGAAGTTATGGTTTAGATAACTTTGCTGATGGTTATGGGACTACTGTGCATGAATACATGAAGCGTTTTTCTGGATATGATACTTCTTTTGTAAAGCCAAACAAGAAAGCAAAAGCTATTTAG
- a CDS encoding DUF2279 domain-containing protein gives MKRFIIKHILLFTLFSSLSYSQSRLDEFLTPSDTLNIPRRNLVVISEASVASLSLLGLNQLWYSDFDRSKFHTVNDNNEWLQMDKIGHAFTSYQMGKHGAQLLHWSGVSKKDQLIYGATLGFGFLTAVEVLDGYSKEWGFSWGDIGANAAGTGLYIGQELLWNEQRIALKYSFHQTRYANLNPDKLGENFLEQILKDYNGQTYWLSANLHAFFKDSKIPKWLNFALGYGADGMLYGSKDVDNQVLTTNRRWRQYYLSFDVNLNAIRTNSKFLRAVLDVFNMVKIPFPTLEINKNKCVFHLFYN, from the coding sequence GTGAAGCGTTTTATTATAAAGCATATACTGTTATTCACATTATTCTCTTCGTTGTCTTACTCACAATCCAGACTAGATGAATTTTTAACACCTAGTGATACTCTTAATATTCCTAGAAGAAATCTCGTTGTTATTTCTGAGGCTTCAGTGGCAAGCTTAAGTTTATTGGGCTTAAATCAACTTTGGTATTCAGATTTCGATCGTTCGAAGTTTCATACTGTTAATGATAACAATGAATGGCTTCAAATGGATAAAATAGGTCATGCATTTACATCTTACCAGATGGGGAAGCATGGGGCACAGCTATTACATTGGAGTGGCGTAAGTAAAAAAGATCAATTAATATATGGTGCCACTTTGGGGTTTGGGTTTCTAACCGCTGTCGAAGTATTGGATGGGTATTCAAAAGAATGGGGTTTTTCTTGGGGAGATATAGGAGCGAATGCAGCAGGTACAGGTCTGTATATTGGGCAAGAATTATTATGGAATGAGCAGAGAATTGCCTTAAAATACTCTTTTCATCAAACCAGATATGCAAATTTAAACCCAGATAAGCTTGGAGAAAACTTTTTAGAACAAATATTAAAAGACTATAACGGACAGACCTATTGGTTAAGTGCTAATCTACATGCATTCTTTAAAGACAGTAAAATTCCTAAATGGTTAAACTTTGCATTGGGCTATGGGGCAGATGGAATGCTTTATGGATCAAAAGATGTTGACAATCAAGTGTTAACAACTAATCGTAGGTGGCGTCAATACTATTTAAGTTTTGATGTAAATTTGAATGCGATTAGGACAAATTCAAAATTTTTGAGAGCTGTTTTAGACGTTTTTAATATGGTAAAAATACCATTCCCTACATTAGAAATCAATAAAAATAAGTGTGTATTTCATCTATTCTACAACTAA
- the mltG gene encoding endolytic transglycosylase MltG, producing MYIKKILITIVIIGLVVAAFFANFVYKTVLKPNTKFNNETAYIFIPSKATYSDVRNQLIPLLDDIDSFDDLAEQKKYTTHIKAGKFAIKKDMSNNDIINSIRSKNMPIKVSFNNQESLEKLAGRIAVQIEADSTALLEAMKDQKFLEDNNFNEATALGMYLPNSYELFWNTSAESFRNRMLKEYNRFWNDSRKNKAKAINMSQNEVIALASIVYEESKQASEQPRIAGVYINRLKSGIPLQADPTLKFAAYKLPKYKNTVIKRVLNVHMEIDSPYNTYMYAGLPPGLIAMPDISAIDAVLNHEKHKYIYFAADAKRLGFHKFARTLAQHNVNAREYHRYLTSQGINR from the coding sequence ATGTACATAAAAAAGATACTTATTACTATTGTAATTATCGGATTGGTAGTTGCTGCATTTTTTGCAAATTTTGTATATAAAACCGTACTAAAACCAAATACGAAGTTTAATAATGAAACAGCTTACATTTTTATTCCTTCTAAAGCGACTTACAGTGATGTTAGAAATCAGCTAATCCCATTATTGGATGATATAGATTCTTTTGACGATTTAGCAGAGCAAAAAAAATATACAACTCATATTAAAGCTGGGAAGTTCGCTATTAAAAAAGACATGAGTAATAATGATATTATCAACTCTATTAGAAGTAAGAATATGCCGATTAAAGTGTCTTTTAACAATCAAGAGAGTCTCGAAAAATTAGCGGGACGTATTGCAGTACAAATTGAAGCAGATAGTACAGCTTTGCTTGAAGCAATGAAAGATCAAAAGTTTTTAGAAGATAACAATTTTAATGAAGCAACTGCTTTAGGAATGTATTTACCTAACAGCTACGAGCTTTTCTGGAATACCTCTGCCGAATCGTTTAGAAACCGTATGCTTAAGGAGTATAATCGTTTTTGGAATGATTCGCGAAAAAATAAAGCAAAAGCCATAAACATGTCGCAAAATGAAGTTATAGCGTTAGCTTCTATTGTATATGAAGAGTCTAAACAGGCTTCAGAACAGCCCAGAATAGCAGGGGTTTATATTAATAGACTAAAGAGCGGCATCCCTTTACAGGCTGATCCTACGCTTAAATTTGCGGCTTATAAACTGCCAAAATATAAGAATACTGTTATTAAACGTGTTTTAAATGTACATATGGAGATTGATTCTCCTTATAATACATATATGTATGCAGGACTACCTCCTGGTTTGATTGCTATGCCTGATATTTCGGCAATTGATGCCGTTTTAAATCATGAAAAACATAAATACATATATTTTGCTGCGGATGCCAAACGTTTGGGTTTCCATAAGTTTGCTAGAACTTTGGCACAACATAATGTCAATGCCAGAGAATATCATCGTTACTTAACATCTCAAGGTATTAATAGATAG
- a CDS encoding GNAT family N-acetyltransferase: protein MITLKGENIYLRALEPEDLEFIHTIENDETIWEISNTITPYSRYLIKQYLEQAHKDIFEVKQLRLVISSYKDESLGMIDLFDFDFKNSRAGVGILVKEAGNRGKGYGKEALKLLIDYSFSHLGLHQLYCNISEENKVSITLFTNQGFKEIGLKKDWIHNNGTYKNEYLFQLINN from the coding sequence ATGATTACTTTAAAGGGCGAAAATATATACTTACGTGCTTTAGAGCCCGAAGATTTAGAGTTTATCCATACGATTGAAAATGATGAGACCATTTGGGAAATTAGCAATACAATTACACCGTATTCAAGATATTTAATAAAACAGTATTTAGAGCAGGCCCATAAAGATATTTTCGAAGTTAAACAATTACGACTGGTCATTTCGAGTTATAAAGATGAATCATTAGGTATGATTGATTTGTTTGATTTTGATTTTAAAAACAGTAGAGCAGGTGTTGGTATTTTAGTTAAAGAAGCGGGTAATAGAGGAAAAGGCTATGGCAAAGAGGCTCTTAAACTATTGATAGATTATAGTTTTTCACATTTAGGCTTACATCAGTTGTATTGTAATATTTCTGAAGAAAATAAAGTAAGCATAACGCTTTTTACTAATCAAGGATTTAAAGAAATTGGACTTAAAAAAGATTGGATTCATAATAATGGAACCTATAAAAATGAATATTTGTTTCAGCTTATAAACAATTAA
- the dapF gene encoding diaminopimelate epimerase, producing the protein MQQTFYKYQGTGNDFVMIDNRQQTFDKNNTKLVSALCDRRFGIGADGLILLEHHDNLDFKMVYYNADGNESSMCGNGGRCLVAFAKQLGVIDDKAVFEAIDGLHHATIDGDIVKLQMVDVDTVEKHENHVFLDTGSPHHVQFENKIDAFDIKTKGSSIRYGEPYNEAGSNVNFVKKVSDQIFAVRTYERGVEDETLSCGTGATAVALAMHAINETTDNLITLQVPGGELQVSFEVENGLYKNVWLIGAAKLVFKGVI; encoded by the coding sequence ATGCAACAGACTTTTTATAAATATCAAGGAACAGGAAACGATTTTGTGATGATTGATAATCGTCAACAAACTTTCGACAAAAATAATACCAAACTTGTGTCAGCATTATGTGACAGGCGTTTTGGCATAGGAGCAGATGGACTTATTCTATTGGAGCATCATGATAATTTAGACTTTAAGATGGTCTATTATAATGCAGATGGGAATGAAAGCTCTATGTGTGGTAATGGCGGACGTTGTTTGGTTGCATTTGCTAAACAACTTGGAGTAATAGATGACAAAGCCGTTTTTGAAGCTATTGACGGATTACATCATGCTACTATTGATGGTGATATTGTGAAACTGCAAATGGTAGATGTTGATACGGTTGAAAAACACGAAAACCATGTCTTTTTAGATACAGGGTCGCCACATCATGTACAATTTGAGAATAAGATAGATGCTTTTGATATAAAAACGAAAGGGTCTAGTATTAGATATGGCGAACCATATAATGAAGCAGGTAGTAATGTGAATTTTGTGAAGAAAGTTAGCGATCAAATATTTGCAGTTAGGACTTATGAGCGAGGTGTAGAAGATGAAACATTGTCATGTGGTACAGGTGCCACTGCTGTGGCTTTAGCGATGCATGCTATAAATGAAACAACAGACAACCTGATTACGCTTCAGGTGCCGGGTGGTGAATTGCAAGTATCTTTTGAAGTTGAAAATGGACTGTATAAAAATGTATGGTTAATCGGTGCTGCTAAACTTGTTTTTAAAGGCGTTATATGA
- a CDS encoding trypsin-like peptidase domain-containing protein, translated as MKKILSLVLVSALGGVLTLGAYKLFLEKEEKVVVTSTETNPTFLPTSNVSTLFNNASEAPNFTLAAENTVNAVVHVKNVTLSSGQMTFEDLFFGRRQQRAHLGTGSGVIINADGYIITNNHVINNAHELSVTLNNNKTYDAQLVGTDPKTDIALLKIDADEELPYVTFADSDNAKIGEWVLAVGNPFNLTSTVTAGIISAKARDLSGTSAQSFIQTDAAVNPGNSGGALVNTKGELVGINTAISSQTGSYIGYSFAVPSNIARKVIEDIMEYGNVQNGILGIQGGALNSSVAEKIGVDDTEGVYIDSVIEDSGADKAGIKKGDIIKEIDNIKVSKFSDLKGHISAKRPNDVVNLKLSRGGIIKTVSVTLAKNETFTLPLVGRVKNTNPSDLKKYKTTHGVKIIKLNDEYSEYWRNNGIEEGCIITSINDVKVKSVDDVQNVLRNKSESLRIELINANGEKERYNFR; from the coding sequence ATGAAAAAGATTTTATCATTAGTATTGGTTTCAGCATTAGGTGGTGTTTTAACCCTTGGTGCTTATAAACTCTTTTTAGAAAAAGAAGAAAAAGTGGTTGTAACTTCAACCGAAACAAATCCTACTTTTTTACCTACCAGTAATGTAAGTACCTTATTTAATAATGCAAGTGAAGCACCTAACTTTACTCTTGCGGCAGAAAACACCGTTAATGCTGTGGTGCACGTAAAAAATGTGACACTTAGCTCTGGACAAATGACTTTTGAAGATTTATTTTTTGGAAGACGTCAGCAACGCGCGCATTTAGGAACAGGTTCTGGGGTTATAATCAATGCAGATGGATACATTATAACCAACAATCATGTTATTAATAATGCACATGAGCTATCGGTGACATTGAATAACAATAAAACTTATGATGCCCAATTAGTTGGTACGGATCCTAAAACCGATATAGCACTTTTAAAAATTGATGCAGATGAAGAGTTACCTTATGTCACTTTTGCTGATTCTGATAACGCCAAAATAGGCGAATGGGTTTTAGCTGTTGGTAATCCATTTAATTTAACATCTACTGTAACAGCTGGGATTATAAGTGCTAAAGCTAGGGATTTATCTGGCACAAGTGCACAATCATTTATTCAAACAGATGCTGCTGTAAATCCTGGTAATTCGGGAGGTGCATTAGTTAACACTAAAGGAGAACTGGTAGGAATAAATACTGCTATTTCATCCCAAACAGGATCTTACATAGGTTATTCATTTGCTGTGCCAAGTAATATTGCTAGAAAGGTTATTGAAGACATTATGGAATATGGCAATGTTCAAAATGGTATATTAGGTATTCAAGGTGGTGCTTTAAATAGTAGTGTTGCAGAAAAAATAGGAGTAGATGATACTGAAGGGGTTTACATAGATAGCGTGATTGAAGATTCTGGTGCCGATAAAGCTGGTATTAAAAAAGGAGATATTATTAAAGAGATTGATAATATTAAAGTATCTAAATTCTCTGATTTAAAAGGCCATATAAGTGCTAAGCGCCCCAATGACGTAGTAAATTTAAAACTGTCTAGAGGCGGTATTATAAAAACAGTCTCGGTAACTTTAGCAAAAAATGAAACTTTTACACTCCCTTTAGTTGGTAGAGTTAAAAATACCAACCCATCAGATTTGAAAAAGTATAAAACAACACATGGTGTAAAAATAATTAAGTTGAATGACGAATATTCAGAATACTGGAGAAATAATGGTATTGAAGAAGGCTGTATTATTACATCTATTAATGATGTAAAAGTGAAGTCTGTTGATGATGTGCAAAATGTATTAAGAAATAAATCTGAATCCTTAAGAATAGAACTTATTAATGCTAACGGCGAAAAAGAACGTTATAACTTTAGATAA
- a CDS encoding glyceraldehyde-3-phosphate dehydrogenase — MSFNKAYENELAFQADRRRATVEFIKIISDLWYDKSIELVIFRNQLIDRNVSQILNLHEYAGKFVQKPISIFDSVEIAQAIKTLDIPPAKLDIGKLTYEFHLEENKHNNATAFVARKLKDARKNGDILPKDVILYGFGRIGRLVARELMTRTGKGSQLRLRAIVTRGEINEKILEKRASLLRNDSVHGDFSGTVSVDLKNSALIINGTTVNVISANAPEDIDYTKHKINNALVIDNTGAFRDKKALSRHLKSKGVEKVLLTAPGKEVPNIVYGVNHTENNPDKVHIFSAASCTTNAITPVLKAIEDSFGVKSGHLETIHAYTNDQNLVDNFHSKYRRGRAAGLNMVITETGAGSAVAKALPSLEGKLTSNAIRVPVPNGSLAILNLELKTKTTLNSVNTILKKYALEGDLVEQIKFELSDELVSSDIVGSSAPSIYDSKATIVRKDGKNIIMYIWYDNEYGYSHQVIRLAKYIAKVRRYTYY; from the coding sequence ATGTCTTTTAACAAAGCTTATGAAAATGAGTTAGCCTTTCAAGCAGATCGTCGAAGAGCTACCGTAGAATTTATTAAAATTATAAGTGATCTTTGGTACGACAAGTCCATTGAACTAGTAATTTTCAGAAATCAACTTATCGATAGAAATGTGAGTCAAATTTTAAACCTGCATGAATATGCTGGTAAATTTGTACAAAAGCCTATCTCTATTTTTGATTCAGTAGAAATTGCTCAAGCTATTAAAACGCTAGATATTCCTCCTGCTAAGCTGGATATAGGAAAACTTACCTACGAATTCCATCTAGAGGAAAACAAGCATAACAATGCAACTGCTTTTGTTGCTAGAAAATTAAAAGATGCTAGAAAAAATGGAGACATCCTGCCTAAAGATGTTATTTTGTATGGTTTTGGTAGAATTGGTCGCTTAGTAGCTCGTGAACTTATGACACGCACTGGTAAAGGAAGCCAACTACGGTTAAGAGCTATAGTAACTCGTGGAGAAATTAATGAGAAGATACTTGAAAAACGAGCGTCTTTACTGCGTAATGATTCCGTTCATGGCGACTTCTCAGGAACTGTTTCTGTAGATCTGAAAAATAGTGCTTTAATTATTAATGGAACTACTGTTAATGTTATTTCTGCAAATGCTCCGGAAGATATCGACTATACAAAACATAAAATAAATAATGCTTTGGTCATTGATAACACGGGTGCTTTTAGAGATAAAAAAGCATTAAGCAGGCATTTAAAATCTAAGGGCGTTGAGAAAGTATTGTTAACAGCTCCAGGGAAAGAGGTCCCTAATATTGTTTATGGTGTAAACCATACAGAGAACAACCCGGATAAAGTTCATATTTTTTCGGCTGCATCATGCACCACAAACGCCATCACACCAGTTCTAAAAGCTATTGAAGATTCATTTGGTGTAAAATCTGGTCATTTAGAAACGATTCATGCCTATACAAATGATCAGAATTTAGTAGATAATTTCCACAGTAAATACCGCCGTGGTCGTGCTGCTGGTTTAAATATGGTTATTACAGAAACCGGAGCAGGTAGTGCTGTTGCTAAAGCGCTTCCCAGTTTAGAAGGAAAACTTACATCAAATGCCATTCGAGTTCCCGTTCCTAACGGATCTTTAGCTATTTTGAATTTAGAATTGAAAACAAAAACAACTTTAAATAGTGTTAATACAATTTTAAAGAAATATGCCTTAGAAGGCGATTTAGTTGAACAGATTAAATTTGAACTAAGTGATGAGTTAGTATCTAGCGATATTGTTGGGAGTTCAGCACCTTCCATTTATGATAGTAAAGCAACCATAGTACGTAAAGATGGTAAAAATATTATTATGTATATATGGTACGATAACGAATATGGATATAGCCACCAAGTCATTAGACTTGCAAAATATATTGCTAAGGTAAGACGTTATACATATTATTAA
- a CDS encoding tRNA (guanine-N1)-methyltransferase, with the protein MNSIKQASLIVLFFTLSLPSFSQIKKDADNLSLSSGTIDNQFDFVIKRSNKYQDYKVVKKNWLYTLKAHTLDSLKAVHKDLADTRLIVKKQDKEISDLKSNLNNTQSDLDKTNTEKDNMALFGMQMSKTGYNVLMWSIIAGLLALLLFFIYKFKNSNAITKGAKHALAEIEEEFEEHRKTALEREQKVRRQLQDEINKQKGL; encoded by the coding sequence ATGAATTCCATTAAGCAAGCCTCTCTTATAGTTCTATTTTTTACCCTCTCTTTACCTTCATTTTCGCAAATAAAAAAAGACGCAGACAATCTTTCTTTAAGTAGCGGCACAATAGACAATCAGTTTGACTTTGTGATAAAACGGTCTAATAAATACCAAGACTACAAGGTTGTAAAGAAAAATTGGTTATACACTCTTAAAGCTCACACGCTTGATTCATTAAAAGCGGTTCATAAAGACCTCGCTGATACGCGACTTATTGTAAAAAAACAAGACAAAGAAATTTCAGATTTAAAATCAAATCTTAATAATACGCAGAGCGATTTAGATAAAACCAACACAGAAAAAGATAATATGGCCTTGTTTGGTATGCAAATGAGTAAAACGGGTTATAATGTACTTATGTGGAGCATTATTGCTGGTTTATTAGCATTACTTCTTTTCTTTATTTATAAATTTAAAAACAGTAATGCTATTACAAAAGGAGCTAAACATGCACTTGCCGAGATTGAAGAAGAGTTTGAGGAGCACCGCAAAACGGCATTGGAACGGGAGCAAAAAGTAAGACGTCAATTACAGGACGAAATAAATAAACAAAAGGGATTATAG
- the trmD gene encoding tRNA (guanosine(37)-N1)-methyltransferase TrmD has product MRIDIITVLPELLRSPFEASILKRAIEAGLVEIHFHNLRDYTTDNYKSIDDTQFGGGAGMVMMVEPIDKCISALKAERDYDEIIYMTPDGETLKQGIANQISLKENIIILCGHYKGVDQRVRDHIITREISIGDYVLSGGELGAAVLCDAVIRLIPGVLGNETSALTDSFQDNLLAPPIYTKPREYKGWKVPELLFSGNLPEIEKWREEQAYLRTKERRPDLLDE; this is encoded by the coding sequence ATGCGCATAGATATTATTACTGTTTTACCAGAATTACTTAGAAGCCCTTTTGAAGCCTCGATTTTAAAACGTGCTATTGAAGCTGGCCTGGTAGAAATACATTTCCATAATTTACGGGATTATACGACTGATAATTATAAATCTATTGACGATACACAATTTGGAGGTGGTGCAGGTATGGTTATGATGGTAGAACCTATTGATAAATGTATTTCTGCATTAAAAGCAGAAAGAGACTATGATGAGATTATTTATATGACACCCGATGGCGAAACCTTAAAACAAGGGATAGCTAATCAAATATCCCTAAAAGAAAATATTATAATTTTGTGTGGCCATTATAAAGGTGTAGATCAACGTGTACGGGATCATATTATAACTAGAGAAATTTCTATTGGTGATTACGTATTATCAGGTGGTGAATTAGGAGCTGCTGTACTTTGTGATGCCGTAATACGATTAATTCCAGGCGTACTAGGAAATGAGACTTCTGCCCTAACCGATTCGTTTCAAGATAATTTATTAGCCCCCCCCATTTATACAAAACCTCGTGAATACAAAGGTTGGAAAGTCCCAGAATTATTATTTAGCGGTAACCTTCCCGAAATTGAAAAGTGGCGTGAAGAACAGGCTTATTTGAGAACTAAAGAACGTCGTCCTGATTTATTGGACGAATAA
- the rplS gene encoding 50S ribosomal protein L19, producing the protein MESLVKFVQDEFVTRKDLPEFSAGDTITVYYEIKEGSKTRTQFFRGVVIQRRGSGTSETFTIRKMSGSIGVERIFPINLPALQKIEVNKRGQVRRARIYYFRGLTGKKARIKESRH; encoded by the coding sequence ATGGAATCTTTAGTAAAATTTGTACAAGACGAATTTGTAACAAGAAAAGATTTACCAGAATTTTCAGCTGGAGATACAATTACTGTTTATTACGAAATTAAAGAGGGTAGCAAAACAAGAACTCAGTTTTTTAGAGGCGTAGTAATTCAAAGAAGAGGATCTGGAACGTCAGAGACCTTCACTATTAGAAAAATGTCTGGGTCTATTGGGGTTGAACGTATTTTCCCAATTAACTTACCTGCATTACAAAAAATAGAAGTTAACAAACGTGGTCAAGTACGTAGAGCAAGAATCTACTACTTTAGAGGTCTAACTGGTAAAAAAGCCAGAATCAAAGAAAGTAGACATTAA